One Rhododendron vialii isolate Sample 1 chromosome 2a, ASM3025357v1 genomic region harbors:
- the LOC131310897 gene encoding protein S40-5-like, with protein sequence MAKGRKLTISRSERYLGSHRHGHSGTISEAVEFEEDDVWSVVDGMVNGGGDDHSINHSGAEWIPRDTAENRGRIVRSHQYMARDDGSHVGGLSLAFDDDSGKTASPRILHQFRGHDNVASPRARNLATSAPVNVPDWSKIYRADSVESLHDSDDSAENFEMVPPHEHVARDYRRQTAANSVFEGMGRTLKGRDMSRVRDAVWSRTGFNG encoded by the coding sequence ATGGCGAAAGGTCGGAAACTAACGATCAGTCGCAGCGAGCGCTACTTGGGAAGTCACAGACACGGTCACAGTGGGACAATCTCCGAGGCCGTAGAATTCGAAGAAGATGACGTTTGGTCGGTGGTTGACGGCATGGTCAACGGCGGCGGCGATGATCACTCAATCAACCATTCGGGGGCCGAGTGGATCCCACGAGACACTGCCGAGAACAGAGGGCGTATCGTCAGGAGCCATCAGTACATGGCTCGAGACGATGGCAGCCACGTGGGTGGGCTGTCTCTGGCTTTCGATGATGATTCAGGCAAAACAGCGTCTCCTAGGATCTTGCACCAGTTCCGAGGCCATGACAACGTGGCAAGCCCACGTGCGCGTAATCTGGCCACGTCAGCCCCGGTTAACGTTCCCGACTGGTCGAAAATTTACAGAGCCGACTCGGTGGAGTCGTTGCACGACTCGGACGACAGCGCCGAGAACTTCGAGATGGTGCCGCCGCACGAGCACGTGGCGAGAGATTACCGCCGCCAGACGGCGGCAAACTCGGTTTTCGAGGGCATGGGCCGCACGCTGAAAGGCCGGGACATGAGCCGGGTCAGGGATGCGGTCTGGAGTCGGACCGGGTTTAATGGCTAA